Genomic DNA from Haloplanus sp. HW8-1:
CGCCACGCCCGATCCGGAGGACGTGCCGGCGTGGATCACTCGGGCCGACCCCGCGCTGGTCGTCGCAGCGACGGACGACGACGCGTTCAACGCCGCCGTCGAGCGGTACGCCCACGAGGCGGGCGTCCTCGTCAACCGCGCCGACCGCGCCGGCGCCCGGGAGCCCGGAAGCGTCGTCGTCCCCGCGACCGTCGAGGACGACCCCGTGGGCGTCGCGGTCACGACGAGTGGCACCAGCCCGGCGGTGAGCCGCCACCTGCGACGGGAACTGGAGGGCGTCGTCGACGGAGCGGGGACGGTGGCGACCGTCGTGAGCGAGCTACGGGACGAACTGAAAGGACGGGAAATCGAACCGGACGCCCGGCGCGACGCGGTTCGGGCCGTCGCGAACGAGCCGGCGGTGTGGTCGGCTGCCAGGGAGGGAGACAGCGAGGAACGCGTCCGTGAGGTCGCGACACGGGCGGTCGACGGGGTTCTCGACGACTGGCGCTCGCCGTAACTACCAGTCGACGCTGAGCGTCCCGTCGCCCTCGGGATCGGGTGCGATCTCCTCGTCGGTGCGGCGGTCGATCACGTGGATGACGCCGCTGCCCTTCTTCGCCGGACAGACCTCGGCGGCGCGGACGTTGTGATCTAGCGCCGTCGCGTCGACGTAGTACGTCTTCGGGCGCGCCAGTCCGGTGTCGAGGTCGAGGTCCCAGTTCGCGGACACCTCGGCGCACTTCCCGGTGCCGATGCACTTGTTCGCCTCGAAGATGATCTTGTACGGTTTCTCGTCGACCGGCGGCGCGTCGGCGTCGCCGACGTCGCTCGGGCGGAGGACGTCGTCGCTCATCCCCACTCCCGCAGGTCGGCCAGCACGGCCGCGGCCGACCCGTCCGAAATGGCGGCGCGGGCGGCGTCGAGGGCCGCCGAAAGCGAGTCGGCGTCGTCGCCGGCGTAGATCCGGACGGCGGCGTTGAGCGCGACGGCGTCGGCCCAGTGGTCCGTGCGGTCGCCCGCGACCACCTCGCGGGTGAGCCGAGCACTGTCTTCGGCCACGTCGGGCACCTGCAGGTCCTCCGTCTCGAAGTCCATGCCGTACTCGGCGGTCTCGATCTCGTAATCCTCGAAGGCGCC
This window encodes:
- a CDS encoding precorrin-2 dehydrogenase/sirohydrochlorin ferrochelatase family protein, whose translation is MIPLVHDFDDAVVVVFGGGPVGARKARRFAREARVVVVSPAFVDADFGGSEFVRATPDPEDVPAWITRADPALVVAATDDDAFNAAVERYAHEAGVLVNRADRAGAREPGSVVVPATVEDDPVGVAVTTSGTSPAVSRHLRRELEGVVDGAGTVATVVSELRDELKGREIEPDARRDAVRAVANEPAVWSAAREGDSEERVREVATRAVDGVLDDWRSP
- a CDS encoding ferredoxin; translated protein: MSDDVLRPSDVGDADAPPVDEKPYKIIFEANKCIGTGKCAEVSANWDLDLDTGLARPKTYYVDATALDHNVRAAEVCPAKKGSGVIHVIDRRTDEEIAPDPEGDGTLSVDW